A genome region from Panicum virgatum strain AP13 chromosome 4K, P.virgatum_v5, whole genome shotgun sequence includes the following:
- the LOC120702843 gene encoding uncharacterized protein LOC120702843, whose translation MEWGDAWMAPDKLQHFMASLLISLLAAALAGRSARPGIRRRSAAVGSAASLAAGAAKEAADEAGFFGSAGASPKDAAADLLGVAAAALVLALLRRCRRRERKAREDGDGVSMV comes from the coding sequence atGGAGTGGGGCGACGCGTGGATGGCCCCCGACAAGCTGCAGCACTTCATGGCCTCCCTCCTCAtctccctgctcgccgccgcgctggccggCCGCAGCGCCCGCCCGGGGATCCGTCGCCGCTCCGCGGCCGTCGGCTCCGCGGCCTCgctcgcggccggcgccgccaagGAGGCCGCCGACGAGGCCGGATTCTTCGGGTCCGCCGGCGCCTCGCccaaggacgccgccgccgacctcctcGGCGTCGCGGCCGCCGCACTCGTtctcgccctgctccgccgctgccgccgccgcgagagGAAGGCGCgcgaggacggcgacggcgtctcCATGGTCTGa